GGCAAATCTAGTCTCGTCATGACAAGGCTCGTCTCTCAGCTACATCTAATTCATTCCATCTGCCATTAGCCTCTAATCCGCCTAAGCCTTGGGCTGAATCTTCTCCGCAACCTCCGGCGGCGTTCTAGAGCCCTGCGGCTGGCCCTCGGTCACCGGctttcctcttcccctcaTCCCGAGAAGATCCTTGAACATCAGACGCGTGGTCCGGACAATGGTGCTCCGCGACTCAAAGATGGGCAGGAAGACGACCATGATGACTGACGCGAACAGCCACGTGATGCCCACCACGACCCAGCCGGTGAAGAACTGTGACTTGTGTGTCAGCAACTTTGTTCAATGGAGCCCAGGAATGGAACAGTGTGCGGGCGGGGATCAGAACTCACAGATTTCCCAAAGACGTAGCCAGTGCCGTACAGCGGCATGGGCCAGAGAATCAGCAAGATGAGCGTGACGCCGACGGTCAGCCACCGCGCCGTCTTGGCCGCTTTGTCAAgcttggccttctcgtccgGGTCGGCGAACGGCTCGATGGGCGCCTCGGGCACGTTCTCGACATCCGCGTCCGCGGCACCGGCAACGTCGTGGTCCTCGGCCTGGCGGATGTTGAGCATGCTCTGCCAGTCGTACCCCTGCGGCCGGAACGGCGGCACGAAGGTCAGGAGCGGGATGAAGAGCACGGGCGACAGCAGCGAGGTCAGGTTGCCCGCCAGCATCGGCTCGTTGGCGCCTGTGTTGGTGACGCTCAGCTCGCCGTACTTGATCTTGGTCGTCACCAGCCAGGCGGTCATGGACAGCGCGAAGCCGATGATGGGGCTGAAAGTCGCGGCGGCCCACGACTGGCCGTCCCAGAGGAGCGTCAGCGTCGCGGGCAGCACGGCGGACGAGATGATGACGCCCATCATGAGGTACAGGTAGCCCATGGAGATGCCGACGTAGTTGAGGCCCGTGGCGAAGCCCGCCATGAGCAGGGCGAAGACGCCCATGCCGATGTAGTTGATGCGCATGAGCTGCTTGCCGGTCGCCGACGGGTTGAAGTAGGTCTTGTAGATGTCGTAGGTGCAGATGGACGAGACCGCGATGAGCTCGGAGGAGTAGGTGCTCATGATGGCCATGAACTTGAAAAGCTGTGTCAGCTGGCTTTCTGTCACATCCGAGGGGCTTTCCCTTGCGAGGGATCAACCTACAGCCAAGATCAATGTCGCGACGGCACCCCCCTTTCCTAGGAGCGCAACGGCCGCTGTGGGCAACACCAgaccggcgtcgacgtcggccggAGAGAGTCTGTTCGGGTACGTGGGCCACACGTCGTACTTCTCCAGGGCGAGACCGGCGAGGCCCATGGTAGTTGCGGTCAGCCAGGGTACGGCGAACCAGCTGATGCCACTATATTGCTGTTAGGGATCAAAGGAAGACAAGGATCATCGCACGAAGGGTGACTGACCCCATGACATAGCCAGGCAGAGCGTCGATAGGCGAAGCCGCAATGGCCTTGTTGTAGTATCcgttgtcgaggaagacTGTTCCGAAGTTCCCGCAGaggttgatgatgaagaaCTCGGCTGTACGTGCGTCAGAAGTCTGtgatggggggggaggggtcaCTGTTCGTGAGTTCGAATAGGAGAAAAGACTTACCACCGCCTTGCGAGCGCATAGTCAGGTAGCTGCCGCCCGAGTTTCCGGACAGGGGGCGTTCGGCCGCCAGATCGGTGAGGATCTCCCACACCTTTCCGGGAGAGCCCAGGAGCTCGTTGGTGGAGTACACCGTGAAggcgaagatgaagatgatgacgaggatCACCAGCCCGTTGATGTAGTCGGTGATAAAGGTAGCCTTGATGCCGCCGAACAGGGTGTACACGACGACGCCTGTCGCGGGGTTTGTCAATACTTGACAAGCCAATCATTTTTGCTGTGTTGTGAAAACCACTCACCAATGGGGAAGAGAAACACGGAGGCGGCCACAGGCGCTCCGGTCAGGTTCTGGATGACGGCCGAGCCGCCGGTGAGAAGCATCGCCGTGACTGGGGGCTCACGTTAGtcaatctctctctctctgtctctctcatGCCGCAAGTATTGGAGGTCATCAAATACCCAGGATGTTGCAAAAGCAGCAGAAGACAATGTACACGGCGTGGGTGACGGGGCCATATCTAGCTTTCACCACCTCCAAAACTGCGTTGGCCAAGGTTAGTCTCATATCAGTTTGAGCGGGTGATGCGGATTCCCTCACAGGTGTGGGCATTTGGGGCCCGCCTCTTCAGCTCGATGGCCAGCGTTGCGAAGAGGATGATCTGCACCGTCGCGCCAGAGGCATACCACACCGGACCAGACACGCCGCTATCGTTTCGTCAGCCTCGATCACAGGTATAGCCTAGCTGGGTCCCTCACTATTTGTAGGCTACCGCCGTGCTCTGCAGCAGAGTGGCAGCCCATGTCCACGTGGAGAGGACGGAAGAAGCAACCTGTTCGAGATGAGCTTCTTGACGTGCGTAGATGAGTAACCAGGTGTGCTCACCAGGCCGGATTTCAGTGACCGCCCGGCGGTTGTAAACATTTCTGACGTCTGGAGCTCGTAGTTGTATCTCTTGAGCGCCCAGGTAATGATGATCATTATGACGCTGCATGGATGGTCAGTTTTGCCGTTAGGACCGAGAAGGACCGTGAAGTCATCAGACATACGCGAAGAGAACGCCGAGACCAATCATGAGGCCATAGCTGCAGCGTCGTAGAGTCAGTAAAGTTGACCGTGGATGTCTCGCTTCAGAGTGGGAACCCACCCCCAGCCTTGGTTGAGGACCGGCGTTGAGTCCATGGCCGCGTCGTAGGCTTCCTTGAAATCGGGGCTGTGGTTTTTGGGGTTAAAAACTTTGGAACACGGCCTTGGATTACGCCTTTGAGTGAGGTAGAATTTGGCTCCTAAATTCGATCATTCCCTATGTTTAAGACTACGTCCCTGGACGACCAAGGAACAATCTATATAACCAAACGCAGAATCCTCACTAACTAACCGCGAGACCACACTGATGGCCGCCGGGCGGGCCCCTTGCCGTTGCTATCAGCGAGCCCGCCGTATCTTGACGTACGTTCCAATGTCCATCCACAATACTATTGGGCTGATGCACCAGAACCGCCCCCCGTTGCAAGAACCCGGAGAAGCTGATAAAGGCATCGAGCCAAGAGGTTCCGTACCAATCCGCCGGGGCGATTTGCGCCTACCCAAGAGATAAGGTCATTTAAATGGGATAACGtggggccggggggggcATGAACGAGCTGCAAGATCGGTAGAGTGAGAGTGCGCCGAGGCCACACCCTTGGCGTGGATGagcggaagaagaaagacCTTCACACAGGTTGGTTCCACTCGTCTCCGGGTTGCCGAGCCGTGTCGTTCTTGGATGCTTGGGAAATGGGGGCCGCTCGATGCTTGTTGCTCGCCTGCGCGGATGCCGACTCCGTATGTACGCAtcggtggggggggggggggggggggatggagaggaacAGGAAGAGTTCTGAATGGCCCCTCTTGTGGGCAGCCAAGGCTTTTAGTATTTCTTGGAAGTCAAACCCTTCTTATCAGTCTCCAATCAGTGTCTACCCAAGGGGGAAGAGATAAAGATTGTTGCGAACGGGTCATGGTGCTTCTCAAGGATGTGTTATCTCTCCCCAAGTTCTAACTTTCTTATGACATTAAACATAAAAATGGCAACCGAACAAGCCAAAGAGGTAAGCAAACAAGAGCCCGTCTCTACTAAGACGGAACCTCGGATTTGTTCACCGTTCTACCAAGGTCCCCCCGGGCCTATCGATACGCCAACTCATCAGTCTTTATCCCATCCTCAGTCGAGCGTTTTCCCAAAACAGAACCCTTCGAAGAACAAGTCTTCCTGGTTCGCGCCGGGGTCCCAATCGTCGTCATACTCCTCGCCATGCTCCTCTCGCCCAATCTCATGGAAGAGGTCCTTCATCGTCTCGTCCGGCTCCCAGCTGCCCGTTCGCCATTCGAATATCCGGACGTTCTCGTCGTCTGATGCCGGCGCCCCGGActcctcctcgctctcgGGCGCGTTGTATCCGATCCCCCACCCCAGCGGTCGCTGGTTGTGGATCATGTCAAACGCGCTGTGGTACGCGAACCTCGACCTGGCGTGGCTCCCCGGCGACCACCAGATGGGCGACCATATCATGGCCTCCTTCAGCCGCGgcatcttcgccgccgccttggcgAACGCGGCGAGGAACGGATACAGCGTGTCCGGGTTGGGCTGGACGCGCCATCCCGACGGCCGGCAGGGCGCGTGGCCCATGACGATGGtatcgccctcggccgccctgCCCTCGCCAGAGTACTCGACACCGTCGACGGGATATCCCTGGACGCCTCTGCCCTCCCCGCGCGGCCCCATAAAGTACCAGGACCCCGCAGGCGTGGCCGGGTGGAACTTGACCTCCAGCGACTCCATATTGGGCCAGACATCGCCCCGTCCGTCCCCGGGCCAGAAAAACGACttgtcgatgacggcggtgaGTTGCAGCTGGGTGAGGTGACGGCAGAGGACCCGGAGGCTTGAGCTGAACAGGTCGTCTCCGGGGCCGGCTCGGACGAGATTGGGCATCGCGGAGTCGTGGTCGAGGAGTTCGTGGGCCTTTCTCCCCTGGAAGATGATCTCGGCCCGTTTCGTCtgcagcgtcgtcgtcgtcgccccgACGGCTCGCGCGAAGTCTTCTCTTGCCTCGACTCGTGCGCTTTCCGTCTCCGCGTCGCAGTCGTGCTCGTCCGCGAGGTCGAAGCGTGTCATCCGTAGATTCGGCAGCTTCGACGACAGGTCCAGCGGCGTTCTCAACGCAAGCTTAGGATTGCAGTTTGATGCCTGCTGATTTTCAGGGGGGCCGATGTACAAGGATCCTATGCTTTGAAGTACCGGCAGCTTCTGCGGGCGTTCCAGACGAACATAGCAGCAGCCTGCAGTTGGCTCGGTAGACTCGTAGCCGGGCCGGCCGGAGCTGATGATCTTTAGTTGTATGGTGCCCTGCGgcgcgtcggcgtcctcaAGGGTTTTCAGCGCGTTGAAGAGCGCGTGGATCTGGTCTGAGAGGTCATGGCCGTGaatcttgtcgtcgtctgcCGGATTCCCAGGCGGCCCCAAGTCGAATTCCAGCTCGTGGAGCCAACAGAAGCGTGGCCCGCGGAACTTCTCGACGAAATCGTCTAGGTCCTTGCGTTGCAGCCTACACTTCGTGAATCCCTCAGAGTacttctccgccgccatgTGGAGCTTCGGTGACAGTAACAAGAGGTTCTTCAGATCCGATCGATACAGATTGGAGGCGATTTGGTCGACAACTTCCTGGGGCAGGGTCTCCATGCTTGGTTATCACTGAGCGGGTAAGAATCAGAGCCTGATCCTGAAGCCCACAAGATATGTGATTAAGGTAGGGGTTGGCAAGGTGACACACGTCACATTTGGTGCTTGTCCGCATCCGGTGAGACTTTTTCCCCATAAGCGCCCCGTATACAGAGTACCggagagagacaagagggACCTCCAGGTGGCGTTCTCATTGTCTCAGCCGTGACTTGTTCGTGTTAGCCACACGGAATGTGATTGTATCATCGGATTAAGTAAAGACATGAAGCGCAATTCCCGGGCAGACGTCTATCCCAATTCCAGGCCCAAGCCTTTGTCTGGGGTAAGCTTCCGTTCTATATTCCGAACCAGTTTAGCCTCGCCCGCAGCTACGGCTAGACAGTGTCCGCATTCCAACTTCACGATAGTAGAGTCAGTCTGCAAATGCCGAtccccccgccgccggcgagtgCCAAGAGCcaaggcgccggcgggcatTTGCCAATGGGGGTGGAGGCGGAGGTGCTCCACCAACTCGCTCCAGCATTTCCATTCCGATGCCGCATCGGAATGTTGCGCTTGCTTGAGCTTGTTTTTGGCAACGCTCGTCAATTTCGCGTGTAAGGAGCTGACACTGCCCGTAAATACTATCCCAGGTCCCCTATTTGGCGCTCTCACACTGGCCCGGCCTCAAATCCTTGATATGGGCATTTTGCAAGCACCCAAAAGGGCAGACGTCGTCGTTTCAGTCATTTGACGATATTCTCAATGGTGCCAAAACCTATTCTTCTCCTCTAGGAAAGCCATGAATCGTTTCTACTAGTCAACCCCTAAAACGGCTTGCAAGTGgtggacggtggccatggagaaagaaagaacCCAAACACAGCCCACTATCAAAAGAACATGATCAATTTGAACCAGTGCAAAAAGGGAACAGCATCACAAGCCAGAAGCTCTTGAACAATGAGTTTAGCCTTGGATACTAATCGCAAAACTCAGTTTTGGTATTGTACGCGTTCTCGTTGTCTTCATCGGTTTCTACGACACCTACGGCTCATTGCATCATCAAAGCAGCATCAAATATGACGAGCATCCCTTGTTGGCCCTAATGACAGGGACAAAATCTCTAAACAAGACGGAGGATGAGAAACGTGTATCTTATTGAAGACACGTACAAATATACCGACAGCGACTGTGAATGACTATCCCACTGGGTCATAGCTTGTGGGTAGAATTGATGTCCTTGACATGGAATATCCAACCTATACTGCAGGTTTTATAGACTGAGCATCTCTGAAGACGTTGTTGGGGTCATAGTTAGCCTTCACCCATTCCAGCCTCCGAAGATTGTTTCCCCAGTAGAGTCTCGGTGCGTCACTGCCGATTTCCGAGTCTGGATAGTTCGCGTACATCCCCCACTCGCTGCTCGCAAGCCCCTTGCTTATGCTCTCCCTGAGCCCTCGAAGAAACGCAAGCCCCTCGCTGGGGTATTGCTGACTTTGCGGGACGCTATCCTTGAGCTGGAACAGGAGCATCTTGTCTCGGTGCACGTACGCCGTGTCTGTGGGCTTTGGGCGCGTGATAGCGGAGTAGTCGCCTCCGTGGAAGTTCATGTGCAGGAACCAGGAGCGAGTTGTGGCGAAACCAGTCTTTTCAATGGCGCTGACGAGAGACTCCAGTTGTGATTTTGCTAGGGATGGCGTTGTAATGCTCGAAGCGTAGAAGTTTTCGTGCTGGAAAGAAGAGAGTAAGCCATGAGCCATGTGTCCAACAAAACGGCGAGTCCAGATACCTCATTGTATGTCGGTGTAGTAATGTCAATCTCAGCGGTGCCTGagtaagtcagactacccacttttcggcaccccccccatttcggcaccccaaaaatgaagctattcccatcatactcgtcgacttcaattaatcattgacttcttctagatgcaacaacaatacagctttcagcttcactagggtattcagagtcgctggattcggctgcatcatcctctttttccccagccttaagttgcgcctgctggatgtctttgatgttggcgaacttagtgttaggatccagctggactgcccttcttttccttactgcagtattggtgacttgggcctgcagaagctccagtttctgctgggtatttgccagctcatatgcctgctcgctgaagcctttttttaccttcctgaatagaaggcgttgagtaaaggcatcattctccagctctgtgaatagcttcaactgcccagctagatccttcatcttccttggcgtcgaccatgccactgcagatgacgcagatacccatccttcagcttccttgcctccagactgccctttgctgacctgatcagatgatcctgatgctgctggtgttgatgggagcagtagggagctcatcagaggcttcgccatagagacaggccataaccctgtccatttccaaccacttctaatgttctgcatcgtcatacctgcagtacgagccttctgataacagcctataaagttcctcttgcctacaacagttgaatcattccactgaccaaggtatccaagctccttcctataggctgccttgacagggctgaagactgactgatcaagtggctggaggacatgggaggtatgtggcggtaagaacaatagatggatgttgtttatatagcataaccacataaagtcagtcgttgtatgactcccatgtccatccatgatcagcagcctgacctccttgccctgaggaagagtctgagggatgaagaccttctgcagccattcaactgcagtggcatctgaagtccatccattctccgttgcagtgaattgccatccttcataagggccaaggtctagaggaaaccactgctgctggactgccttgcccttatagataacgaggggattcagaacatggcccagggcagagatgcattcgatgatggatacccatgcccttgatccaggctgtttcttacgtacagacttcgtctcagacatgcccagcaccagcccattagatccctggccctcaaggataccagtctcatccatgttgtatctattagctggtttgatgctggtgatctctggtatggcgagtagtttgaaccagtccctgatgacctcagtagatgccccattaacacgcctagaatcgatagggcgacttctctggaccttgactgatggattcctcttcaagaaggcttggatccagccttttcctataggctctgtatcccccatggcatggaggatcctttctgcgaatagcctcacttgcagatgggttggggcaacaccaagggcatgctgaatgcgaacccattcagccagtttagcctcctgactaacagaaagtctctgcaggtcagaaaaggcaattgaccttggttgagtgcccttaatccgatactgaagtgttgatcttgggatgccatacacctgaccagccctcttaatgggcatgccgttggttattgcgtcaagggcctgattgacttcatcttcggtatactggcccataaggtcgaaaagaagctctgaggaaaaaatgaggttattcgcataagtatagaaaatgttgttgatgttgaaagttgaggggtatgttctggtgatgaggcatttgaggcatttttggggtgccgaaatggggggggtgccgaaaagtgggtagtctgacttagTGCTTTATGAAGTCTATCCATCCCACCGTCTTCGAGCTCGATACTTTAACGCCCAACTTGGCGAGAAGAGGCTGCACGGCGTTCTGGAAAGCCGTTTGACCGCCGACGTAAGCGCCGTTGAGATAATACCCGTTCTTGTTGAACGAAGCAGCCATCGTCAGCTCCGCCGGCATGCCCTTTGCGAACTCCTGGGCGTCCAGGAGGACCTGCGGTGCCTTCTTGGCATCCCAGACGAGGCTGATGTCGAAGTATGTCACCTGATCGGGGGCAGAAAAGGTGTTGaagtcgagctcggccacGATTACCATGGAGGAGCCCGCGCCGCGGAGCGCCCAGAAGAGGTTCGGTCGCTCGGTCGCGGAGCAGTACGTGATGGTCCCGTTGGCCAGGACGACGGTCGCGCCCTTGATCCAGTCTGTAGTAAGTCCGTACGTCCGGGAGACCatgccgtggccgccgtgaAGAGAGTgcccaccgacgccgacgctgGTACTGGGTTAGGCGACGGGTCTTGAATCTTGAAATGGATAGGTGACTCACGCTGGACATGTCCCATGAGAGAGTGCCCTTTTGCCTTGTTTGTACAGCTCCGTAGCCACATGCCCCAGTCTGGCGCCCGCCTGTACCTTGGCCGTGCCGTCGGTGGCGACCTTCACGGCGTACATGCGGTCCAAGTTGATCACCAGATGGCCGTCTTCCCCGCCGAAGCTGGAAGACGTGTAGCTGTGGCCGCCGCTCTTGGCGCTGACGCTGACGCCATTCTGTGCACCGCACTTCACAGCGGACGATATCTGCGCGGTTGTTGTGGGAACGGCCACCGCGAGCGGCGTGTAGGGAAGACGGATGTTGTAGGCGATGGGAAGAGACggagcgacggcgacggatGCGGCGCTGAGGCAATATGTTAGAGAGTCAAGGGTCGATGCCGACTTTGCAAGAGCAATGAGAAATTGAGCGACCAGGGCTGTTCGGAAGTACATTTTGACGGTGAATTGAGCCCCCTACTTTGAGGGAGGCAGCATACAAGCAGTTTTATATCTTTCCATCTTGGTGACCATTGTATGAATGAACTTTCATTGATGAAGAGAAGCCCCCGAGTGTCCGATCACCTGAGCTATTGAAACCCTCTCCGGCCAATCGCAACCAAACAATGTGCAAAAACAAGCACTAGGTCTTCTAACCTACTCACTCTTCTCTTGTCCCGAGACGGGCTGCAGAGGACTTCCGTCCCGTCCTTTAAACTCAATGCAGGTCGAGTTTGCCTGCATCCCAACTCCTAGCCTCCTGCACGTCAGCTCGTATATGCATGTCTTTGCCAATGTGACTGCTGATCTTGCGAGTATTGAGTGAAATTCGAACGCTGGTATGGTGCCACATCATTCGAGATGCTCGGGAGTCTTAATTACCAGCAGCATGACACAATTGAACCAAGTTCCGAGTCAAGTTCAATGCACACAACTACCCAATCCAGGTCTTCAGTTCATTTTGAAAGCAATCAAAGAAAATGATAGTTTTCCAATGGATAACAGCTTGGTTGAAAGTCAAGTGATTTCTTCCACGATTGAGGGAAATGTGGCCAACCTAGTCGTTACTGGCGGGTTGTGTGTCTGGCTTGCACACAATGCTACCGGTCACATCTGGTAGTGACTAGCAGACAGCCAAGCTATTTCCCCTACGGGAAACGATTGAATAGAGCCAAACAATAGGCTGAGGGGTACAATTCATTGAAAGCAGCTTCTGATAAGATGCAATTTTCTTCGCCCTATAAGGAGGTTTTTGGCCTCAATAACTGCCTGCGGGATTTAGTTAATATGCGGAGCATCATGATACTACATGTACGAGCGACATTAGGAAGGGTTAACAGAGACCATCAAGTTGTTGGGGTTTGCAGTCGAACTCCAGACTATATCGATCGACTTGAAAGACTAACTCCGACACTGGTAGGCACACTTGGTCACCTATAGCTTGTACATCAATGTAGTTGGGCAAGATCTCTGGATTAGATCAGGTGAATAGCCCTAACTGCGTGAAGCCAAGACAGCAGGTAGCTAACAGCAACATGCAGCTTTGCGTAGAATTCCTGTTTCAGCCTTATTAAGAAATCAATACAGTGTAAATGTTGCAGGACGCCCagcagagagagggggagagagagagaaaggctCTGCGCCGACTTATGTGGCTAGTGTTAGCGTGGGGCACTCACCAACGGCCTCAGGAGGCGCTCTCAGCCCAGACTTGCTACCTAGCCGGCTGGTGAAGCTACTTCTGCTATGTTATGCAGCAAGTTCTACCTCCAAGCATAGTATTCTGCAGGGGTAGGCTAAGTGGATTAGCCTTTTTCACAACGTCGACTGGCTTGAGTGAAGTCCAAGAACGTAAGTAACCAGATGTACAGTACTGCTACAGAGGCAAGGGTGGCTGCACCTCTGCTTTCTACCCAACAGGTGTGAAACTTTCGCCTGCAACCACACAATGTAATTACTTGTCCCTGCCAAGTAGACTGTGAAAGTGCACCCACACTTAGTTCAGCATTAGTACATCTGGCTACTCCCAGACGTACCTGTTCGCTTTCCAGACGTGTTGCCAGTCCAATTCGACAAGGGCAGAGCTCGTCAGGCCACCCTTGTGCAGTATCTGACTCGCAGGCAAGTCATAGTAGACTGATTTAAAGCACTTCTCGACATAAGAGTCCCATCCCTACACTCTTAACCTACTACAGTAAGAATGGTAAACGTCTAACTTAAAGCTTCGTATCCCTTATGAAAGGCTTAAGCTGTTTCACATGTGGTCCTAAGCCTATTACAGTACTGACTTCGTTGGCTGCTCTACCTGTACGTTGTACGCTGGGTACTCATGCTGCATCAACAGAGATAATTTTCCGCTAAGGGTGAATCCTGACGAACTTTATGACAACAAAGACTTCAGACACTGAAGGAGTAGGGGTGTGAAAGCCCTCCAGCGAATCTCCTGGAGCGGAAGTGAAGCTGCCCCGCCCCCACATGGCAGGGAGTTGGCAAGCCCTTCGACAGGCTCTTTGGCTCTTTGGCTCTTTGGCTCTTTGGCTCTTTGGCTCTTTGACTCTCTGGCTTTCTGGCTTTCTGGCTTTCTGGCTTTCTGGCTTTCTGGCTTTCTGGCTTTCTGGCTTTCTGGCTTTCTGGCTTTCTGGCTTTCTGGCTTTCTGGCTTTCTGGCTTTCTGGCTGGTTGGCTTTCTAGCTGGTTGGCTGCCTTTAAGCTGATTTTTGTCTTTTAAGCTGCTTTCCTGCCCTCCTGCCTACTGTGCCTTGCTGCTGTCCCTTGCTGCCCTGCTGCCCTTTTGCTGGCTGCTAAGCTAGAAGGTGTCTTTA
The genomic region above belongs to Colletotrichum higginsianum IMI 349063 chromosome 2, whole genome shotgun sequence and contains:
- a CDS encoding Sodium symporter family protein, whose amino-acid sequence is MIEFRSQILPHSKAPDFKEAYDAAMDSTPVLNQGWGYGLMIGLGVLFAVIMIIITWALKRYNYELQTSEMFTTAGRSLKSGLHTWLLIYARQEAHLEQVASSVLSTWTWAATLLQSTAVAYKYGVSGPVWYASGATVQIILFATLAIELKRRAPNAHTFLEVVKARYGPVTHAVYIVFCCFCNILVTAMLLTGGSAVIQNLTGAPVAASVFLFPIGVVVYTLFGGIKATFITDYINGLVILVIIFIFAFTVYSTNELLGSPGKVWEILTDLAAERPLSGNSGGSYLTMRSQGGAEFFIINLCGNFGTVFLDNGYYNKAIAASPIDALPGYVMGGISWFAVPWLTATTMGLAGLALEKYDVWPTYPNRLSPADVDAGLVLPTAAVALLGKGGAVATLILALFKFMAIMSTYSSELIAVSSICTYDIYKTYFNPSATGKQLMRINYIGMGVFALLMAGFATGLNYVGISMGYLYLMMGVIISSAVLPATLTLLWDGQSWAAATFSPIIGFALSMTAWLVTTKIKYGELSVTNTGANEPMLAGNLTSLLSPVLFIPLLTFVPPFRPQGYDWQSMLNIRQAEDHDVAGAADADVENVPEAPIEPFADPDEKAKLDKAAKTARWLTVGVTLILLILWPMPLYGTGYVFGKSFFTGWVVVGITWLFASVIMVVFLPIFESRSTIVRTTRLMFKDLLGMRGRGKPVTEGQPQGSRTPPEVAEKIQPKA
- a CDS encoding Chitooligosaccharide oxidase, whose amino-acid sequence is MAHGLLSSFQHENFYASSITTPSLAKSQLESLVSAIEKTGFATTRSWFLHMNFHGGDYSAITRPKPTDTAYVHRDKMLLFQLKDSVPQSQQYPSEGLAFLRGLRESISKGLASSEWGMYANYPDSEIGSDAPRLYWGNNLRRLEWVKANYDPNNVFRDAQSIKPAV
- a CDS encoding Chitooligosaccharide oxidase; translation: MYFRTALVAQFLIALAKSASTLDSLTYCLSAASVAVAPSLPIAYNIRLPYTPLAVAVPTTTAQISSAVKCGAQNGVSVSAKSGGHSYTSSSFGGEDGHLVINLDRMYAVKVATDGTAKVQAGARLGHVATELYKQGKRALSHGTCPATSVGVGGHSLHGGHGMVSRTYGLTTDWIKGATVVLANGTITYCSATERPNLFWALRGAGSSMVIVAELDFNTFSAPDQVTYFDISLVWDAKKAPQVLLDAQEACRRS